The region AGCCTCTTCAACCCATGGTTTTGCTGTTtaacttaatgttttttttttgttttttttttaagctgtcTTTAGCAAAGTCATGTGCATGTGGAAATCCTTTGGGTTTGGAGCCACGAGCCTGTGCTGACCTGGTGGCCCAAGTCTTTCTTTCCCGCCCATCCCGTCTGTCTGGTTCAGACAGGCTGCACAAACGAGGCATCAACGACACCATGAGGTAGCGCCATTCTCTTAGCAGAAAGCATTTGTTCGGACATTGTTTGAATGATCGACCATTCACACTGTACCTGCCTTGTTTATTTCACCTCTTTTTAGGTACATCCTGGTGGACTGGTTAGTGGAGGTCGCAACCATGAAGGAATTTTCCAGTCCAGCACTGCATGTCACTGTGGCCTGTGTGGATCGTTACCTTGCTCAGCGCTCTGTGCCCAAAGCCAGGCTGCAGCTTCTGGGTATTGCCTGCATGGTTATCTGCACTCGGTGAGGCTCTGCAAGCATGCACACCTAGCATAGTGctattgatttattaataaaataattggaAACTAAAGTACTTACATAACTGAAGAAACTactacattaattatttaaggTTTTAAGCTTCCTTCTCTCAGTACAGGCCAATATaatgaaatgctttttgttTTACTAATATTGCTAAACATGTATCATGTTAAATACCAGATGATTCCCCTAAGATGTGTATGAATTATTtcttgcattttttttcttaaattttcctcccaatctagttatcCAACTGCATTACGCTTTTCCTCTTCTAATGTTGACCTCCACACCTGATtaaggagagctgtgactaacatacatacaccccctctgacacatgtgcagaaTCCCTTCCAGAGCCCtccctgaacaacaagccaatcattgtttgtgtaggcgcccagcctgccggtagtagaactgagattcgaaccaacaAGTTCGGGAtgttagctctggtgtgccagcatgtgttacctctgcaccacctgagtgccctggatttgtataaattattaatgacaACATATATAGTCTTTGTAAAGTCCTCTTTCAATACATTGTCTAGGACTCCACATTCTAATCACTAGGTTGGTAGGTAGTAGTTTGTGAATGggaggattttatttatttactttctgagtgattgttttacttgtttatttcattatttgttAATGTCTGGCTGAAtgctttgttttcttttgttctcAGGTATATCAGTAAAGAGATTCTGACCATTCGAGAGGCTGTGTGGCTCACTGACAATACTTATCAGTATGAAGACCTGGTCAGGATGATGGGAGAAGTTATCTCTGTGTTGGAGGGAAGAATTCAGGTAAGTGTGTTTCaaagaaagggaaaaaatgTAACCACAGATAACCGGAACAAATACTGTAGTTCTGGTTTTGTAATTAATTGTTACCCCCTCCCTTTCCTTTACCCCAGACTCCCACTCTGCTGGACTATGGCGAGGTGCTGCAGTCTTTGCTACCCATGCAGAGGCGCACTGCTCATCTCTTCAGCTACACATGTGAACTCTCTCTCCTCTTTTCTCCGCATAAGTTGCCTGGCCCTGCCCATCTCGCCAGTGCCACCCTGCTGCTCACTCGTGCACTACATAACTACGGTAGGGCTGTGTTTGGTTTTTCCCGTTCTCATTTTAATCATCAGATAATCTTGTTGGCTACAACCACAGGTCCTTTGCGTCATGCAAATGGGAGCAAAATGCACATTATTAACATCTGGTTTTATTCTCTATTCTCTTTCATAATTTTGTACACAGAGCTGCCTCTTCAGGGTGTTTCTGCCTCCTCCTAATTGTTGTCGGGTGTTACTGGAACCCCTGCAGCCCTGACCCGGATTATTAACTGGTTATATAATGCtaagtttttctttctttttgcagTTCCAGTCTGGCCAAATCAGTTGGTGGAGAACACAGGTTTTTCTAAGCAGGATCTAGTACCCACTGCTTTGCAGCTTTACATTAAATGGTGAGTTCTTATGACTTGGTTATCTGGCTTTATCCCATCAGACTGCATAaggttcttcttttttttttttttctttttttaattattattattttttactatggacagtttaaaataaattgtggTCAATTATGCAAGCCCAACACCGCTGACATCCAGGCTTCAAATCCCAGCAGTGCCTGTCAGCGTttacacagacatcattgattGTCTGAGGGGAGGGTTGGCTGGATAAAAAAATAACTGTACCGAATCAGGAATCCGGACTAGAATGATTCACTCTGGCAATaggaaaagaaaaacatcagtGTAATTGTAAATGATAGAATGATATGCCACTATCTAATTTTCCTAGTTCATCTGGTCCAGGCTTTCTCCCAGCAGTAACGCGCAACCAGATTGATGCTATCAACCAGTTTCAAAGCACCATCTGTACCGTTTTTGCAGTGTGTAATAAGCAGATGCTCCCCTGCTGTAATGTGTTTGATTAACTAGGCTGATGAGTGCTTTGTGGCGTTCACTAGGACCTTAGCATGCTCCACTATTTCCTAAAGTATATTTAGTTGTACTGCTTGTTGAATGCATCGACTTGGTTAGAAGCTTCAGTGGGATGTCTTGAAGTGCCCTGTGCTAGTTAGCACCAAGTTAGAGTTGCCATGTTGCCATGCTGCTCACACATTTTTTCCCACACTGCACCCATGCTGTCTAGACTGTGGGGAGTGCAATTTTTAAAAGAATCTGCAAAATAAGTCCtccttctttctctttcttctctCCTTGCTGGtaagaataataattagaatTGAATATGTTTAGATTTATGTAGAGGTTATgcagtttaaagtgtgtgtatgtagtttaGTAGAGCATGGGCACTACTGGATTAAAAAAAGCCTGTGTGTATATGAGACAACCATGATAGTATAGTCCTTTAATAAGTAGAAGATaagaaacatgtttttaaacatcttttgTGGTTTCTTTTGGCAGTTTTAGTCAAGATGTGCCAAAAGACTACAGACAAGTGTCCTTAACTGGTGTCAAGCAGAGGTTCGAAGGTGATGCTTTTCAACAGATAAGCAAAGAAATTGTAAGTATTATTTCCTTTGCAAGGTTTCACATGGTTTTAACAACTAATAGGTGAACCAAGGGGGTATAATTACTAACAAGGGTGGTAAGAATGTTAAATGGGCcactggtagcctagtgggtagattatcaattggaagattgtcggttcaaatccaggctctgctatgcagtcacagttgggcccttgagcaaggccctcaaccctgtctgctccagggatgcTGTACAagaaatttctttctttctatcctTCTTAAAATGTAACCCAATATTTTGTAAGTAATGTAAGCCAAATATGATCAttctttgttaagtaaaatagcTACAACAATAATGTGTgtctttactatttatttagttgtttccCCTGTCTTTTCTTTAAacgttattttaaaatgtatttttaatcaaGCACCCATCGTTCCCGACAGTAGGAAATGGGGTGATTACTCTTTTATGGCACTGTATGCTGTCATTATTGCTCAAACTGCGTTTGATTTTACTGTGGTCGATGACTGCATCTCATATAAAGTGATTCATACTTATCATTTTCAGGTAATGGATTTTAAGGAACTGTGCCAGGTGCTGGAGGTTTCAGATGCCGAGCTCCACATCGAGTGTCCCAGTCCCAACAGCCAATCAGCAGACCTTCACACATTCCTGTCCTCTCCATCTAGGAACGGCCAAAGGTGATTGTATTGCCATATTATATTAACATTTTCTGTCTATGTAGATATATTTCCTTTTTGCTTAGACTTTGTCTTAATGCtggatgtttttattattaaacaataacatCTGATTGAATGGTCATAAAGGAAACACTAAACATGGGTATTGCCATGTTGACTGTGACATTAGGAGAAATTTATCTAAGCAATATAACACAAGAGGGAGTGCGTTATCACAAATATCATTGCCGTAGTTAGGTCGTAGATTACAGACGTAATGTATTTTGGTTATATTGGTTTTCTCCAAAAACGAGTCAAAAAACAAAATcgaagaagccctgaatttttAATACTGAAATATCTTCCACCAGAAACTAGTTCCACAACCAATAAGTTGTTGCAATGCAACGGTAACTATTCCCCGGCCTGCCTTAACACATTTTGTGTGGATAAAGCTTGTTCCTTGACAATGTTTCAGTAAAGTAATACGGTTTTGCTTTGCTGGTATCACAAATAGCACTGGCTTCCTGTTTTAAATATGACATTAATATGCCTCCTCTGGTCTGTAAGGTGTGACAGTGAGGCACTTGATGTTAATTTCAACACTGACAGCACTGCTAGTGCTGGCCAGGATCAAAGTCCACCAGATTAGCTACAAGATTGTACAATCCCCATGTGCTTGATGCATGGCTTAGAGGTAGCACTGCTGTTTTTTTATGGTTCAGTCCAGAGTTGTACTTGGTCTCCAATGTCTACTACAAAAGGCCAGTTCACTTCTATCATTCCACCAAAGATGTTCTTAAAACACACACCTGACTTTCCTCCTATTTTATTACTGGACAGGATGTTcacatttcttcttttttatcaGCAGGAGAGATGACAGCATGCATTCTCACAGAGGTAGTTTTGTTGCCACGCCCATAGCTGAGCTGTCCACTCAAGAAGAGACACTTGTGGGGGATATCCTGGACTGGAGCCTGGATGCTTCCTGCTCAGGATACGAGGGCGATCAGGATAGTGATGGAGAGCGAGATGCTGAGAGTAAGTGAACTGATGGGCTTCTCTTACTGTCCATCACTGGGCAGTATTGTGGCCCAGCTGATTAATATGAAAACCATGTACTGTAGTAATGTAAGAGTAAGTCTTGCTTTAGAGAAAcgtgttttttaaaatatttttttctttagttgTATTAAATACTGTGCTACATACAGTTTGACGATCGGCAGCGATGCTATGACATCCAATTTTGCTTTTATGATTTCTCTACAGCTCATTTTTTTTGCTTCTTTTCACAGCTTCAGCCTTGTCTGTCCAGTTGCAATTCTCTCTGGAATCCACTGACATGCGACTGCACTGCCGCGCCCTCTCCAGCGACGAGGACAGCATCTGCCAACCTTCCTCCTCCTGCGCTAAACTTTCCTCCAAAAGCCCGCTCTGCATCAACCTCCACAGCTCAGGTTACTCCTCAGTTCAAAGCAGCAGCCCTTCCTCATCCTCACCATCCTCCTCCACCCTGATGCCCTGCCATCTCTCGCCGGTAAGCCTGACTCCCTCCTCAGCACCTGCTTCACCTGGCTTCCGCCTGTTGGTGCCCATGCAGAGACCTTGTGGCTCGGCACAGCGGCAAGTCAAAAGGAAGAACACGGCGGCGCACAGCGGTGAAGACGTGGACATGGAAGAGGAGGACGGAGATGTCGCAAGCACTGGCACTGAAGCTTTCCTCAGTCTGTAAAGATTATATACCAAATCACTGATGCCACTGATCACCTCAGTGCCTAAAGGGTCTGTGCCAGCTGGGAGCTTTAAAAAAAGTCTCCAGTATGCAGCTGCTGGTGCTCAAAGGGAAGTGCAGGCAAAAAAATCAATGCATTTGTATCTGGAGCTTTGACTCTGGGGCATGTTTGTCCCATTTGATTCATTCCTCAGCTATTTAACCACTGGAAAGTTTGGACAATCTGCTCGTGAACCTGTGTGCCACTAAATACTATTCCGATCATCATATCCCTGACTCAAGGACTGTTTCAGAAGCTACTTTTTATATAGTTACATCTATAGAACTTTTTTACATCTCAGAGACTTAAATTCAGGTATTGAGAAAGCTTCCTTATAATAAAGGAACCGTCTCCATATTCAGTATGAGCCTACACATCCCAAATGGTCTTTTTATTTCTTAACGGCACTGATGTGTTTCTCTGGGCAGCTTGACTATCCTTGTCTATGTAAAAGACTAAGTTATACATTACATGTCTTTGTATGTCTGTAtgctttttgctttttttgtatttaccaTCCTACTGTTTTGTGCCAATGTTCTGATACCAAAGGTACCACCTCTAGCATATTCAAGTTGCTTGGCAGCATATTTTGTACTGTAAAGTCTTCACTCGGACTCAGTGCCAGATTGATTGTGATAGCGTGACTGCCTGTGACGAAGAAAAATGGATACCCTAAGGAACTAGTTCAAATTGTTCTCCCGTCCCTCTCTTATGTACTTATtccagtcatttccaattcccaattgtGAAGAACCCAATCGCACACCACCTCTGACACGTTTCTAATCGGCAGCCGCTTCTTATGACCTGCCAGAGAGCCACGCTAGGTCAgctttccctccctcaaacactgcCTCTTTGCTTGGACTCCTGCCCAGGTCGGTGGCTTTACTGCGAGCCTGCgtagagacggggaataatggagatgaGTGTGTGATTCTCCATATATAATACCTTTCGTGAACCCTCATTCATGTCAAAAGTAGCTGTTGGCTACTACGTGTCAAAGGGGGCGTGTTCGGTACGGCCCTCCTCACTCAGTACAAGGGTCTGAGCATTAGAGGAAATACATTAATGGATGCAAATTAATTGGGAGGAATATAGCCTTAAAAATTGCCTTTCTTTACCTTTTGTGTGTCTATTCACTCAACAAGTCTCACCGAAAAAGTCCCCAGTGCTGAAATTGCTAAATGTAGTTTTCCATGAGAACCAGTAAAACACACCTATTTAATAAGGCACATGGCTCTTGCAGTTTTGTAGGAAAGCATCCAGACAGTTGGCAGATAACTGGGTTCtaattttatgtttacattttatgttttcTGTACGTGTACATTTGCCGAGTGGAGGCGTTTTTAACACACTGCTGTATCAAGCCACCTACAGGTTCATATATTGTACAGCATTTATGCTCAAAATGTTCCTTCTCAGATGTGTCACATATGAAGTCATCACCACTTATTGTCCTGGTATGCTTTTGGGTGTTTAAAGTGTTTTCATTTTTGACTGGGGGAAGAAATATTTGAAAAATATTGCAGCTTTTTTTTTACGCACTTGTACAGCTTACATGCCTGGCTTTTCTGAAACGATTAACTTTGTGAAGCCTAAACACTGTTAAAACATTACTCACAGCAACATTACAGAAGCAGGAGCATCACTTGTATTCATCTGTAATATTTCATGTCCGGTGGCGTTCTCTACCGGAAGGACTGTACCTGTTTGTAAGAAACGATGCATTACAAAATATGACAAATCTTTACagtactgtatttttttttttactgtcacTCATTTTTTATACTTGCATATGTTTAAGAAGCTGTGAAAAACCACTACTTGAAACTGCTAGTTGTGACCTATTTCAAAAGCAATAAAATACTGCAGTAGGTAAAGTATGAATCGGATGTGTGCAGtcgtttttattcattcattagtaAGGACCAGTCCAAAAGTGAAGAATTGAGCAATTTGTACCATCTtgagtccataacattattaaaagattgagATACTCTAGAGAAATCTGTATGGATTACCCCCTCTGTATATGAGCTGTAATATAAGTATTGTAAGTATTAATGTATAGAAACAGTAATATACAGAAGCATTACTAATACACAccttaatacatttaaacaaaatatgaaCTGGTATAAATTCATAGTAGGGTGTGGTTCCACAAGAAAATTATAGGCACTTATACATAATGATTTTTATTCATTGTAATTCTAAAAATTTAAGGGTAACCAGACGTTTCAGAAGGAGCAGCAGAGCATGCGCACCTATCTTGTCATTCTTACTTTGGCCAACAGGAGGAGCTGCTCGTTACAGCAGCTGGGTCATCTTTTACACTGGTTTTCCTACTACTTGCTTATATCTTATTGTCCTCACTTGATTAATTAGGTAGGTCAGTCTGTGTTAAAGATACTACTTGCTGACCGTATACTCTTATAAGTTACTATATTTTGCTGAATAAATTTAAGAAGAAAATGGATTTAGGTTGCAGATAATCGTCACAGTCTTCTAATAATAAGGTTGCAGAATACATGCAGAATTTGGTGCCTCATGATCttgaaaataattttaaatctaAAGCTCAACTAGCGCAATTACTAGATTATTAAAATTGTAACTATTAGGCTATATCTCAGTTAGAAAGAATGCGTCTCCTTCCTCAGCATTGTGATAGTTGTGTGGCCCTTACATATTATCATTTGAACAGATGAACATGGTACCTTCAGGCATCTGGAAACTTCTCCCAAGGATGTACCAACAATGTGGAGATCCATAATGCTTTTTTGATGTCTTGGCTGACAGTAGCCATTAAAATACTTCCACAGGTAACCCTCCAGTTAATAAAGTTAGCTTATCGCTTCTAAAGCCATGATACAGTTTGATGATACATGATACAGAATTTTCCAAGCTAAAGGTGTATGTAAAGTGTGTATGTGACCCACTGGATTTTTATATAGTGAATTATAGGGTAGcattgtggctcagtgggtaccacggtcacttcacagcaagaaggtcctgggttcaatccccaggtggggtggtctgggtcctttctgtgtggagtttgcatgttctcccagtgtgtgggtttcctccaggagctctggtttcctcccacagtccaaaaacatgcaagtgaggggaattgATTGTTAGTAGGTTTAGTACATGGTACATTAACTTGTATGTTTTAAAAGGGTTTATCTAATTTTCTTTCTTATTcgaatacagtagacccttgacttacgaatttaattggtttcgaagggctgttcttaagtcaaaatgtttgttagttaaacctatttttcccaataagaaattatttaaatagaattaatccgtgccagacctcccaaaccaccccttaCCTAACCCTGCTAATGTCTTAAacagtcttttttgttataaatacaagtatatttcccttaaatcttaaattatagaatagacattcctgtaataaacaataataaacaacaatacacagtagtactgtacataaaaaacacacatcacatttcagtgcagtacgtgtgctgtaccatacaccataatacatttcattcttcttcataaaatgtatctaccagaaacaacaataactcatatttctctattatttccttctttatttcaatagtgttgtattttgttggTGTAATtacacgaaagaaagaatactttactccgagttccttcttctctctcactcactgtccccgctgtctgatacaccgtgacacctactggcaggagtaattatataACACAACAATGCTTTCTCTGCAGCTTCTttttggccattttaatatagaattttatgaaatataacaaaaatacagaaaaaaacactgtccactgtccgaatgttcgctcactgtatatactgtatatatacagagagagagagacacacacacggttGTACGGTAAActgttcataactcaagggtctactttACTAAGAAAATTAGCTACAACTATACCTAAATGCATCAATTTATAAACTTATTTACCAAAAATGGTAACTTAATGACAGTAAAAGGCCATTCTGAGGTAATATCTCATACAATTTGCTTTTACTTGATGGTGGTCTAATAgtggtgttgtgtacctcaacAGAACtatattaatatagtttataaaggcatgtatatataaaagtttaaatatataaaagcaGTAATATATACACGCATTTTTATTGAATAATCACCGCAGTATAAACATTTCTAGCCTCAAAAATAAGAACTGGTCACGTGACAGCCCTAGCTTGAGTCACGTGATTGCATTTGTTGactggtgtgttggtgtggtcGGTGCAGCAGGAACAGCGATGTCATCTCAGCGGATCGGATCTCTGTTGAAATCATGTCAGACTTAACTTTACTAAAACACTACTAAACCCGAGATCAGATCTCCTCATGCTCAGGATAAAATAATCCCATTCTGGTTCATGGGAGGATTTCGCTTCTCGGGCTGATCAAGAGCCGATGCATTGAGTgaatgcagcagcagcagcaggccGTGCTAGTAGTGAAAGGTAATGTGATGTGAATGATCTGCTTTGTGCTCCTCTGATCGGGTTTCATTCTTCTATTCCTTAACTTATTTCTACATCTTTATATGTTTTGTTATAATGAATTGTACGGTACTGACATGCACATGACTGTATTTCAGATACACTCGTGTATTTGTACAATAGAAAGATCTGCTTAGGTCATCGAAACCTTAGTTTCAGCTCTTCACACATGATTATTGTCAAAATTCGAGAACAAACTAACAATAATTCGATTTAACATGCCTATTTGCTATTACTGAGTCATTGGTGTAATGTTATATTTTTCCTTACTGTTCCATTAATTTCATTATACTTCCCCAGTCCTTCCCTGATAAttgtttagatagatagatagatagatagatagatagatagatagatagatagatagatactttattaatcccgaaggaaattgaggcctcagtagcaagttacataaatcaaagtcaaaaagtaagtaatagtacacactacagagatttacattatacaaaaaagtatctgtataaccacaacacttggacaacacacaacaaaacaggacctgagggtacatatggTACATGTGATACATATGAAGGTGTTATTTCAGTTAACACTGCAAGGCTAGTATGGATTATAAGTCACAGTTGtaagatataaataataaaaagaatttaaagtgaattataaAGTATAGAGTATAAAGTGAAACCACAGTGCAATATaggaaatgtaagaaaaagTACGAAAATGTGCAGATTTATGTACATAAGGTGCGGATGTGCTGTCAGTGCCTGTGCACATGAGTGCCCACAAATGTGAACACTCACGTGCTCACCCACATTCACATATTATTGTACATGTACAAGTGACAcaattctgttacattcagtcCTCAGTTCCTCCCCGTCCCCTCTGCGTAGAGTTAAAGAGCCTAATGACTCTGGGAACAAAGGATTTCCTGAGTCTGTCTGTAGAGCAGCTCTGTGACAGTAGCCTGCCACTAAACACACTTCTCTGTTGCAGAAAAGTTGTGTACAGTGGATGGTTTTGATTGTCCATAATGGAAAGCACTTTGTTCAGAGTCCTTCtctttgttacagttacaagtgAGTCCAGCTCTATTCCGACCACTTTTCCAGCTTTCCTGACCAGTTTATCCAGCCGTGTTGCATCCCTCTTCTTAATGCTGCCTCCCCAGCACACCACACTATAAAAGAGAGTGCTAGCAACCACAGATTGATAAAACATCTGTAGGAGTGTCCTACCTATGCTGAAGGACCCCAGCCTTCTCAGGAAATAAAGCTGTCTTTGTGTCTTTTTGTATATATTGTCCGCACTTTCAGACCAGTCCAATTTAtcatccagctgcagtccaAGGTACTTGTAGGTCCTTACTAACTCCACATTAGACTCCTTAATAGAGACTGGCTGCAAGGGATGCCCAGATCTACgaaagtccaccaccatctctttaGTTTTCGATGAATTTAACTGTAGATGGTTCAACTGGCACCAAGCAACAAAGTCATCCACCAGGTTCCTATACTCCTCTTcctgtccatctatttatttattaggattttaacgtcatgttttacacaccttggtaacacaagattcatcagttcacaagtttattgtctaacacagtcatggacaattttgtatctctaattcaccgcacttgcatgtctttggactgtgggaggaaaccggagctcccggaggaaacccacacagacacggggagaacatacaaactccacacagtaaggacccggaccggcctacctggggatcgaaccgaggaccttcttgctgtgaggcgacagtgctacccactgagtttTGTGCTGATCAGCCACCCTGGTCTAGCTGGCTTTGCTGGTGGAAATGATGGAAATTCTAGTTGACCGGCTTGGTCTGTTCTAGCAGGTTATGCTGGTCGGCATCAAATAATTACAATTCACAATCTTTATTAAAGTCATCATTAATATATCTGGATTATAATACTAATATACTAATCCTGAAAGCAGGTCTAAATGCAGTCTGATTAATAGTAACATGTAAGtaccttaactgaccttaaaCATTCCAGCCAGACATGTTCTAGCTTAAACTACAAAaatccattttattttactaaaacTATCttcaaattaaatatttatccaaacaa is a window of Trichomycterus rosablanca isolate fTriRos1 chromosome 22, fTriRos1.hap1, whole genome shotgun sequence DNA encoding:
- the ccnf gene encoding cyclin-F isoform X2, yielding MKAGVLHCRCHKCFSLPARKRVRKQVPSLGLLSLPEEVLLYVLQCLSAEDLLAVRAVHSQLCDIIDNNSSVWARVSFKDRWPATETVWLFKRAAEKGNFEAAIKLGIAYLYNEGPSLSDEGRADLCGSMAARYFSLAESLRSPLADPFVWLFIRPPWSPSGSCCKAVVYEHLKAESDSNLERRGTLLHCLARVLELFDDEEKRSEALAMLDEASCRGSVRSAYLLWQKNRHTAMVDPGRYLQQVRTLRDYAAKGCWEAQLSLAKSCACGNPLGLEPRACADLVAQVFLSRPSRLSGSDRLHKRGINDTMRYILVDWLVEVATMKEFSSPALHVTVACVDRYLAQRSVPKARLQLLGIACMVICTRYISKEILTIREAVWLTDNTYQYEDLVRMMGEVISVLEGRIQTPTLLDYGEVLQSLLPMQRRTAHLFSYTCELSLLFSPHKLPGPAHLASATLLLTRALHNYVPVWPNQLVENTGFSKQDLVPTALQLYIKCFSQDVPKDYRQVSLTGVKQRFEGDAFQQISKEIVMDFKELCQVLEVSDAELHIECPSPNSQSADLHTFLSSPSRNGQRRDDSMHSHRGSFVATPIAELSTQEETLVGDILDWSLDASCSGYEGDQDSDGERDAETSALSVQLQFSLESTDMRLHCRALSSDEDSICQPSSSCAKLSSKSPLCINLHSSGYSSVQSSSPSSSSPSSSTLMPCHLSPVSLTPSSAPASPGFRLLVPMQRPCGSAQRQVKRKNTAAHSGEDVDMEEEDGDVASTGTEAFLSL
- the ccnf gene encoding cyclin-F isoform X1 translates to MKAGVLHCRCHKCFSLPARKRVRKQVPSLGLLSLPEEVLLYVLQCLSAEDLLAVRAVHSQLCDIIDNNSSVWARVSFKDRWPATETVWLFKRAAEKGNFEAAIKLGIAYLYNEGPSLSDEGRADLCGSMAARYFSLAESLRSPLADPFVWLFIRPPWSPSGSCCKAVVYEHLKAESDSNLERRGTLLHCLARVLELFDDEEKRSEALAMLDEASCRGSVRSAYLLWQKNRHTAMVDPGRYLQQVRTLRDYAAKGCWEAQLSLAKSCACGNPLGLEPRACADLVAQVFLSRPSRLSGSDRLHKRGINDTMRYILVDWLVEVATMKEFSSPALHVTVACVDRYLAQRSVPKARLQLLGIACMVICTRYISKEILTIREAVWLTDNTYQYEDLVRMMGEVISVLEGRIQTPTLLDYGEVLQSLLPMQRRTAHLFSYTCELSLLFSPHKLPGPAHLASATLLLTRALHNYVPVWPNQLVENTGFSKQDLVPTALQLYIKCFSQDVPKDYRQVSLTGVKQRFEGDAFQQISKEIVMDFKELCQVLEVSDAELHIECPSPNSQSADLHTFLSSPSRNGQSRRDDSMHSHRGSFVATPIAELSTQEETLVGDILDWSLDASCSGYEGDQDSDGERDAETSALSVQLQFSLESTDMRLHCRALSSDEDSICQPSSSCAKLSSKSPLCINLHSSGYSSVQSSSPSSSSPSSSTLMPCHLSPVSLTPSSAPASPGFRLLVPMQRPCGSAQRQVKRKNTAAHSGEDVDMEEEDGDVASTGTEAFLSL